The Gammaproteobacteria bacterium genome includes the window ATGAACAAACCAAGAAATTCATGCAGGATTTTTTGCCCAAACGTGCCGTGATCCTTGAGCATTACCAAAGCCAACGACCAATCTTTGATCTGTATAACGTAGAAGAAGAAATTTCCAAAGCACTGGAACGCAAGGTGCATTTGAAATCCGGCGGCTACCTGATCATTGACCAGACCGAGGCCATGACCACCATCGATGTGAATACCGGTGCCTTTGTGGGCTACCGCAGTCTGGAAGAGACAATTTTCAAAACCAATCTGGAAGCCGCTCAGGCAATCGCACATCAATTACGCTTACGTAATCTGGGCGGCATAATCATTCTCGATCTCATCGATATGGACTCGGCCTCACATCGTGAACAAGTGGTGAGTGTGTTGAAAACCAATCTGGATAAAGATTATGCTAAAACCCAGATCAGCGAACTGAGTTCTTTAGGCCTGATCGAAATGACCCGCAAGCGCACGCGAGAAAGTCTGGAACATATCCTGTGCACCAGTTGTCCTACGTGTGAAGGGCGGGGTTCCTTGCGTTCTCCCGAGACCAGTTGCTATGAGATTTTTCGAGAAGTGATACGCCAAAGTAAACAGTTTGAATCAAGAGAAATATTGATTCTTGCCGCGCCATCGGTTATTGATCATTTACTCGATGAAGAATCCGCAAGTCTTGCCGAACTCGAAGGGTTTGTGAATATTCCCATCCGCTTACAGGTTGAATCCTTGTACAAACCCGATCAATACGATGTGGTTCCGTTGTAATCGTTAACCCGGACTCTATGAGCGCAGAACAAACAACTGAAATGCCAGGTACACGCCGTCGCCGACGCAAGCGCGGTGATCGCAGACGCTCAAAACCAAGCCTGGTGCAGCGTATATACAGGATCTTTCTGCTTTTATTTTTAGTGGTTATTGTATTGATGGCGTTAATTGTTGGTATGGGCCGTACCTATCTGGATGCTAATCCGCAATTAAAAACACAAATGACCGAGCGCATTAGCCAGCGACTCGGAATACCACTCTCAAGTGAAGACATCAGTGTTCGCTGGTTGTTTAGCGGCCCGGAACTAACGATTGAAAGTCTTAAGTTTCAGGACAATAAAGCCAACAAAAATATTCTCGAGTTCGAATCGGCCAGCATCATTCTCGACCTGCAACGTTTTCTTCGTACAAGAACCCTTGGGGTGTCTTCGGTACAACTGAATCAGAGTGAAGTGCTTATAGAGCGTAGGCAAGATCAGAGCTTGCATGTAAACAATCTCCCTTTGCAAGCTTTTTTGCACAGCTTCAGCAGCCCATCAAACAATCCAGGTACAGATTCAACCACGCCCAAAGGTGTTTTTAATCTCAAAAATATCAATCTGTATTATCGTGATCTGCTCACAGAGCAGGCATTGAGTCTGGAAAATATCGACTTGTCGATCGATAACAATGATCGTTTACTCGAAGTCCAGCTTAGCGCTGATTCTGAAGAGCTTGCCAGGTCTTTAAAACTTTCAGCTTCAACTCCAAACCCTGATCTACACGATAATTTAGAGTGGCGAATTCTTTTTGAGGCAGACGATCTGCGTGTGGCAGAGCTAATCAAGCAATGGCAATTTATCCGACCACTATTTCGTAAAGATAAGAACACAATTTTGGTGCCACGTGCAAACCCTATGCGCATCAATCGCGGCAATGGCAACGTGCGTGTGTGGCTGCAATTAACAGATAGCAAACTCCAGGCCCTGAATGGTACTGTCAAATTGAATGATGCTGTTTTCCAGCGTAGTAATACAGGAACAAAAAATTCTCTGGATTATTTTAATCTGCGTTTTTCTTATGAGAATGATGAAGA containing:
- a CDS encoding Rne/Rng family ribonuclease (involved in the processing of the 5'end of 16S rRNA), coding for EQTKKFMQDFLPKRAVILEHYQSQRPIFDLYNVEEEISKALERKVHLKSGGYLIIDQTEAMTTIDVNTGAFVGYRSLEETIFKTNLEAAQAIAHQLRLRNLGGIIILDLIDMDSASHREQVVSVLKTNLDKDYAKTQISELSSLGLIEMTRKRTRESLEHILCTSCPTCEGRGSLRSPETSCYEIFREVIRQSKQFESREILILAAPSVIDHLLDEESASLAELEGFVNIPIRLQVESLYKPDQYDVVPL